One part of the Leucoraja erinacea ecotype New England chromosome 17, Leri_hhj_1, whole genome shotgun sequence genome encodes these proteins:
- the rbl2 gene encoding retinoblastoma-like protein 2 isoform X2 — MISDDLVNSYHLLLCVLDLVYGNALLCSHRKDLLNPAFKGLPEGFHSEDYKPPSEPPCIIDKLCSAYDGLELEAKGIKQHYWKPYIRKLFDKKILKGKGEALTGFLDPGNFVDSSKAINKAYEEYVLTAGSIDERSFLEDDAGEEIGTPNRYLSSMSNVQTAERMQVQHNLQQHFDHSRALTVSTPLTARRYIKESNLCITPISSATQCVSRLHAILTGLKNAPSEKLLHIFRSCSRDPTQSILNRIKEMGEIFCHHYTQSTKDHSGYSIDYATKCLRLAEILYYKVLEAVVEQEKRRLGEIDLTGILEQDIFHRSLLACCLEIVIFSYKPPGDFSWIIDIYDLPSYHFYKVIEVLIRAEDGLFREVVKHLNYIEETILENFAWKHESPLWEGIKDSENKVPSCEEVMPPHYFDNPENVGNNEMSTPTTPARPKEGPTENARKDAIASPTTLHDRYSSPTAINTRRRLFVDTDTNTDSSGNCPRVSQHQTVNAVPVQNVTSETVPIAHVPGQTLVTMATATVTATNGQTVTIPVQGIANENGGITFIPVQLRVSGQAQTVTSTIQPLTAQALASSLGGHQLAATAVQIAGPVPVQQSPGQRQGQHQGGVNNQPKKTGSVALFFRKVYHLASVRLRDLCAKLDISDNLRRKIWTCFEYSLVNCTDLMADRHLDQLLMCAVYMMAKVTKEDRSFQNILRNYRTQPQASSNIYRSVLLKARRRRTSGSSDSSCRQGSPTEATRDRNSRDSSPNMRSSSTLPVPQPSSAPPTPTRLAGANSDMEEEERGDLIQFYNNIYIRRVKAFALKYSTSSTESGSEAPLLSPFPSLRTGSPRRVLLSQHHSIYISPHKNGGSLSPREKMFYCFSRSPSKRLRDINSMIKTGETPTKKRGLALDDGSELPAKRVCQENHTALYRRLQDVANDRGSH, encoded by the exons GTTTACCGGAGGGTTTCCACAGTGAAGATTACAAGCCGCCTTCAGAGCCACCTTGCATCATTGATAAGTTATGCTCCGCATACGACGGGTTGGAATTGGAGGCAAAGGGGATTAAACAACATTACTGGAAACCATACATCAGAAAACTATTTGATAAGAAG ATATTGAAAGGAAAAGGAGAGGCTCTGACTGGCTTTCTCGACCCTGGGAACTTTGTGGACAGTAG CAAAGCCATTAACAAGGCTTACGAAGAGTACGTGCTGACCGCGGGAAGCATAGATGAGCGCAGCTTCCTGGAAGATGACGCTGGGGAAGAGATCGGAACCCCAAATAGGTATCTGAGCAGCATGTCCAATGTGCAAACGGCTGAAAGGATGCAGGTGCAGCACAATCTGCAGCAGCATTTTGACCAC TCTAGGGCGCTCACAGTTTCAACACCTCTGACTGCTCGCAGGTATATAAAGGAGAGTAACTTGTGTATAACCCCCATATCCTCTGCTACTCAGTGTGTGAGTCGTCTACACGCCATACTAACAGGATTGAAAAATGCTCCAAGTGAGAAGTTATTGCACATTTTCAG GTCTTGTTCCAGGGATCCGACACAGTCTATCCTCAACAGGATAAAGGAGATGGGCGAAATATTTTGTCACCATTACACACAGTCCACCAAGGATCACTCTGGATACTCAATAG ACTATGCCACCAAATGTCTACGACTTGCAGAGATTCTATACTATAAAGTTCTTGAAGCAGTGGTTGAGCAGGAGAAGAGAAgattgggagagatagatctgacc GGAATATTGGAGCAAGATATATTCCATCGATCTCTTCTGGCTTGCTGCCTCGAAATAGTCATCTTTTCCTACAAACCACCGGGAGATTTTTCATGGATCATTGACATCTACGACCTTCCATCCTATCACTTTTATAAG GTGATTGAAGTCCTTATAAGGGCAGAGGATGGTCTATTCAGGGAGGTAGTTAAACATCTGAATTATATTGAAGAAACAATCCTGGAAAACTTTGCATGGAAACACGAGTCACCTCTTTGGGAAGGAATTAAAGATTCCGAAAACAAGGTTCCATCGTGTGAAGAG GTGATGCCACCACACTATTTCGACAATCCGGAGAATGTTGGGAACAATGAGATGTCCACCCCCACTACCCCTGCACGGCCAAAGGAAGGTCCCACAGAGAATGCCAGGAAAG ATGCCATTGCATCACCGACAACGCTACATGATCGATACAGTTCTCCAACCGCGATCAATACACGCAGGAGGTTATTTGTGGACACTGACACCAACACAGATTCTTCTGGCAACTGTCCTCGAGTCTCCCAGCATCAAACGGTGAACGCTGTCCCGGTCCAGAACGTGACCTCTGAGACTGTACCCATTGCACACGTCCCAGGGCAGACCTTAGTCACCATGGCAACTGCGACCGTTACTGCTACTAACGGGCAAACTGTTACAATCCCGGTTCAAG GTATCGCAAATGAAAACGGGGGCATAACTTTCATCCCGGTTCAGCTCCGAGTCTCTGGACAGGCTCAGACCGTGACGAGTACCATCCAACCCCTTACAGCCCAGGCGCTTGCCAGCAGCTTGGGTGGTCACCAGCTAGCGGCCACCGCAGTGCAGATTGCTGGACCGGTGCCCGTTCAACAATCCCCAGGCCAACGACAAGGCCAGCACCAAGGAGGAGTCAACAACCAACCCAAAAAGACAGGCTCCGTCGCACTGTTCTTTCGAAAG GTTTATCATTTAGCCAGTGTTCGTCTGCGGGACCTCTGTGCAAAGCTGGATATTTCAGATAACCTGAGGAGGAAGATCTGGACGTGCTTTGAGTACTCCTTGGTTAACTGCACTGATCTTATGGCCGATCGGCACTTGGACCAGCTTCTGATGTGTGCTGTGTACATGATGGCCAAG GTAACGAAGGAAGATAGATCCTTCCAGAACATCTTGCGTAACTACAGGACTCAGCCACAGGCCAGCAGCAAT ATTTATAGGAGCGTTTTGTTAAAAGCTCGGCGGAGACGAACGTCAGGCAGCAGTGACAGTAGTTGTCGGCAAGGTTCCCCAACCGAGGCAACCAGAGATCGGA ACAGTAGAGACTCCAGTCCAAACATGCGGTCCAGCAGTACACTCCCAGTACCTCAACCAAGTAGTGCACCACCTACCCCTACCCGACTGGCTGGAGCTAACAGCGAcatggaagaggaggagaggggcgaTCTCATTCAATTCTACAATAACATCTACATCCGAAGGGTAAAAGCATTTGCACTGAAATATTCCACATCAAGCACGGAAAGTGGG AGTGAAGCTCCACTTttatctcccttcccctccttacGGACGGGATCACCCCGCAGAGTCCTACTCTCTCAGCATCATTCCATTTATATTTCACCACACAAGAACGGAGGTTCCCTTTCACCACGAGAAAAGATGTTTTATTGTTTCAGCAGAAGTCCTTCAAAG AGGCTGAGGGATATCAACAGTATGATTAAGACGGGCGAAACTCCAACCAAGAAACGTGGCTTGGCGTTGGACGACGGCAGTGAATTGCCAGCTAAGAGGGTTTGTCAGGAGAACCACACTGCACTATATAGACGTTTGCAAGACGTAGCCAATGACCGGGGCTCACACTGA